The stretch of DNA CTCTTGGGTTGCTGCCATTTCTAAATTAAGCTTTGTTTTAATGGTTTTTCTTAGAAGATAAAGATCTTTATCTTGAATATGTCTTCTGTCTTCTCTAAGATGGGCAGTAATTCCTTCAGCTCCAGCATTTTCCGCTAAAACGGCAGCATGAATGGGATCAGGCTCAACAGTTTTTCTTGCCTCTCTTAGTGTTGCTATGTGATCGACGTTTACAAATAATTTTGGCATTTGAATTCGAACTTATTTAAAATTTTTTTTAACAACTTTAGCTATTTCTTTCCCTATTCTATCTATTTTCTTTTTATCCCTTCCTTCCAACATAACTCTGATCAATTGCTCTGTGCCAGAAAGTCTTACTAATACCCTTCCAGAATTTCCAAGCTTCTTCTCTGCTTCTGAAATAACCTTTTTTATCTCAGGAATTTCATTAGGATTTCTCCTCTCATTTATTGGTATGTTAACTAAAATTTGTGGATATTTCTTTAAGCATTTGGATAACTGAGATAAAGACTTCTTTGTTCTATATATTATATTAAGTAATTGTAAAGCTGTTATTACTCCATCTCCAGTTGTATGATGGTTTAAAAATATAATATGTCCTGACTGCTCTCCTCCGAGATAAGCACCTGTTTTCAACATTTCTTCAATGACATATCTATCTCCAATTTGAGTCTTGGTTAGCTCACCACCCATTGTTTCAATAGCTCTATCAAAACCAAGATTACTCATAACAGTAGTCACAATCTTTCTGTTAGGTAGTTTGTTTTCCTCTATTAAATATTTTGCACATATCGCCATGATAAAATCCCCGTCTCTTACCTCTCCTTTCTCATCCACAGTAATTAATCTGTCACCATCTCCATCAAATGTGAGACCCAAATCTGCATTATTCTCAAGCAGCTTTTCTCTAATAAATTCAGGATAGAGGGAACCACATTTCATATTAATATTTTTTCCATCAGGTTCAATATTATAATAAATAACATCTGCGCCTAAATCCCTCAACAATTTAGGAACTATATAAGAAGTGGCACCATTGGCACAATCAACAACTATTTTCACTTTACTCAGATTTATATATCCATCTAAGGATCCTTTTACAAACGATAAATATTGATCCTCGAATCCAGTAGCGTTTATTATTCTACCAATTCCTTTTCCAGTAGGTCTATGGTTATCTATATCTCCATTTAATAATTTTTCTATCTCCTTCTCTTTTTCGTCAGGAAGTTTTAAACCATTGTTAGAAAAGATTTTTATCCCATTATCTTCATAGGGATTATGCGAAGCTGAAATAATTACTCCCATATCAGCACTTAGAGCCTTTGTAAGATAGGCTATTCCTGGGGTAGGCATCACTCCAACGTTTAACACATTACCTCCAGAAGAACAAATTCCAGCAGAAAAGGCTGCTTCGAGCATATCAGCAGACAACCTAGTATCCTTCCCAAGGATTATCTTCACCTCTTTATTGTTTTGTAACATTATATATGCTGCAGCTCTACCTATTTTAAATACTGTTTCAGGGGATAGAGGTTCAAGGTTGGCTCTTCCTCTTACTCCGTCTGTCCCAAAATATCTTCTCATTCATTCTCCCTTCTAAAACATTCTTCTTTTAAAGAAATTTAGACTTAAAGATTTCTAACGATTGTATCTTCACTTTATGCATTTTTAATTGCATCAGCTATCTGAGTAACTCTTTTAGCTTCTTTGACGTCGTGTACCCTAATAATATTTGCCCCATTAAGAATGCTGACTACTACTGTAGCTAATGTTCCTTCTAAAGACTCATCAACGGTCAAATCTAAAATTTTTTGAATGAAACTCTTTCTAGAAGTTCCTAAAAGGATTGGTCGTTTCAATGTTTTAAATTCTGAAAGTCTTTTCAATATTATGATATTATCATTGACTGTTTTTCCAAAACCTATACCAGGGTCTATGATAAATCTATCTCTTTTGATTCCTCCCTCAACACCCAATTTTATGCTTTTTTCTAGAGAGTCTTTGATATCTTCTATAAGGGAGAGATAAATTGGATTGTTTTGCATAGTTTTTGGCCTGTCATAGGTGTGCATGACTACGACAGGAACATCATCGTACTTGGAAATGACTTTAATAATTTTATCATCGAATTTAAAACCACTAATATCATTGATTATATCAGCACCTTCTTCTAAAGCCTGTCTTGCAACTTCATCTTTATAAGTATCAACTGATATAGGGATATTAAGAGTCTTAACTAAATTCTTGACAACGGGTAATATTCTATTCAGTTCTTCTTCAACTGTGATTGTTTCAGAGCCAGGCCTGGTAGATTCCCCTCCTACATCAATAATATCGGCCCCTTCTTCAGCCATCTTCTCAGCTTGGGCGATTGCGTTATCTAACTTATTATGAAAACCCCCATCATAAAATGAGTCGGGAGTAACGTTCAAGATTCCCATAATAAGAGTTTTGGGACCTAATTCAAGAGAAAACCTTCTGCATTTTAATTTGAAAAAATCTGGACTATTAATCACTGCTGAATCTTTGAGTACTAATCTTTCTAGTCACTTCTTTATCTATATTCTCTGTTTTTTTCTGTTTCTTTTTAGTTTCTTCCTTCTCTTCTAACTTCTTTTTACCCTTTTCTTTTTTATCCGGCTTACCATCAAAGACTATTTTATCAATCTCAGAACCATCCAAGACCTCATTTTCCAATAGTGCATTAGCTAGTGCATGTAATTTATCCGTATTTCCGTTTAAAAGGGTTTTTGCTCTATTAAAACTCTTTAAAACCATCTCTTTAACTTCTCTATCTATTTCTATTGCTGTCTCCTCACTGTAATTTTTATGGGTAACTAATTCTTTGCCTAAAAAAGGCTGTTCTTCTTTTTTCCCAAAGGCCAATGGACCCATCTTATCACTCATACCCCATTCACAAACCATTTTTCTAGCAAGGTCAGTTGCTCTTTCAATATCATTACCCGCTCCTGTCGTCGTATGGTTTAATACCAACTCTTCAGCAGCTCGACCTCCCATAAGAATGGTAAGACTGTTTAAAAGATATTCCTTAGGATAGTTATGCTTTTCATCTATTGGCAACTGTTGTGTAAGACCCAAGGATCTTCCTCTTGGAATAATTGTTACTTTATGAACCGGGTCAGTTCCTGGTATTAATCTTGCTACTAAAGCATGACCAGATTCGTGGTATGCGGTATTTCTCTTTTCTTCATCGCTAATAATCATACTCCTTCTTTCAGTGCCCATCATTACTTTATCTTTCGAAATTTCGAAGTCATCCATTGTTACCTTTTTCTTATTTTGTCTTGCAGCAAGAAGGGCTGCTTCATTAGCAAGATTAGCCAAATCGGCTCCAGAAAAACCAGGGGTACCCCTTGATAAAACTTCAATATCAACATCATCGGCAAGGGGAATGTTTTTTGTATGAACCTTTAAAATACCTGTCCTGCCTTTTATATCTGGACTTGGGACTACTACTTGTCTGTCAAAACGTCCCGGTCGCAATAAGGCCGGATCCAAAACATCAGGCCTATTTGTAGCTGCAATAAGAATTACTCCTTCATTAGATTCAAAACCATCCATTTCAACCAATAGCTGATTCAAAGTCTGCTCTCTCTCATCATGACCTCCACCTAGTCCTGCTCCTCTATGTCTACCAACAGCATCTATCTCATCGATAAAAATAATACAGGGTGCTTGCTTCTTTCCTTGTTCAAATAGGTCTCTAACTCGAGAGGCTCCCACGCCGACGAACATCTCCACAAAATCAGACCCACTGATACTAAAAAAGGGAACATCTGCCTCTCCAGCAATAGCCCTGGCCAGCAAAGTCTTTCCCGAACCAGGAGGCCCCATAAGGAGGACACCCTTTGGAATTCTTCCCCCTAATTTTTGGAATTTCTGAGGATCCTTTAAAAACTCTATTATTTCCTCAAGCTCTTCTTTTGCCTCATCAATACCAGCAACATCCTTAAAGGTTGCTTTCTTTTTTTGATCAGAAAGCAATCTCGCTTTACTTTTTCCAAAAGAAAGGGCTTTACTTCCCCCTGACTGCATCTGTCGCATAAAAAAGATCCATACTCCTATAAGAACGATCATAGGTAGCCAAGAAAGGAGTACATTTGTATACCAAGAGGCTTGTTCTGGAGGTTTTACCTTTATTTTAATCCCCTTCTCTCTGAGTATTTTAATCATTTCAGGATCTTTAGGGGCAAATGTTTTAAAAGGTTTGCCGTCATTAAACCTACCGGTAATATTATCGCCCTGAATATTTACCTCAACAATCTGACCGCTCTCAATAAAATTCATAAATTCACTAAAAATAATCTCTTTAGAAGAAGACTGAGGTTTACTAAAGATACTAAACAGGGCAAACATTATGAGCCCTATTACTAGCCATAAAGCCAAATTTTTATAAAACTGATTCAACGATAACCCCCAAAAGTTAAATTTCTTATTTCTTATTAATATTTTTACTATAACTATAATGTAATTACAATAAAAAAATCTTGCAATATAATGCCCTAAGTTATACAAACCTCAATCATTAGAGCTTTTTCTGACCTCTCAGTCAGTTTTACATCCTCACTTATTCTCTTTCCAGTTACCCACAGGATATTACTATTCTTGGCTATCAAAGGTAGAGTGTCTCTTTCCCTCTTTGGTATCTTCTCGTCAATAAAATATTCTTTTAAGTTTTTTTTACCCTTCATGCCTAAAGGATGAAATTTATCACCAGGTCTCCTATTTCTTATAACAAATACCTCTCCTGTTTTGTCAAAATCTAAAAAAGCAATATTCTTATTTTCAAAATCTATGCTTACTTTTTCAATCTCTTTAACTACGAAAATAAAGCGGTAGGAAAATTTTCCAATCTGAATACTGATCTCTCCAGGCACCTTAACATTATAATTATAATTAACACATTCAAAATTATCTTTCTCATTCTTAGTAAAAATAAGCTTATTATATTCCTTGCGCACAACTAGTCCTTTAGGAAGGTTTAAAGACTTGCCTGAAACATTTTTATCAAGAAGTTGCAAAATATCAGAAATATGTTTAAAGGAAACTCCTTTTATCTCTTTATTCAAAAGTTCTATTCCTCTCCTAATTAAACCTCTCTGAATAACTAAGGGATGTTTAGAGAATGAACTGATATCTATTTCTATTCTATTGTTTTCCTTTATACACAATATCTCATTCGAAATATCTTCTAATATCCCTTCTATGAAATCATCTTCAACCGCTAAAATATAACTGAGATTATTGAGTGCTTCTATAATATTTGGATTATATTCTTTTTTTAAGATAGGTATGAGTTCTAAACGGATCTTGTTTCTTAGATAGATTGGCTCAATATTAGAGGGATCAAGTAAATATTTAATATTATTTCTTTTTAAAAAATCTTCTATATCTTTTCTGTTTAAATCTATTAGAGGTCTAATAAATTTATTATCCCGAACAGGAGGAATTCCTCTAATTCCTCTACTCCCGGAACCTTTTATTATTCGAAACAATACAGTTTCTGCTTGGTCATCTGCTGTATGTCCAGT from Nitrospinota bacterium encodes:
- the glmM gene encoding phosphoglucosamine mutase, with product MRRYFGTDGVRGRANLEPLSPETVFKIGRAAAYIMLQNNKEVKIILGKDTRLSADMLEAAFSAGICSSGGNVLNVGVMPTPGIAYLTKALSADMGVIISASHNPYEDNGIKIFSNNGLKLPDEKEKEIEKLLNGDIDNHRPTGKGIGRIINATGFEDQYLSFVKGSLDGYINLSKVKIVVDCANGATSYIVPKLLRDLGADVIYYNIEPDGKNINMKCGSLYPEFIREKLLENNADLGLTFDGDGDRLITVDEKGEVRDGDFIMAICAKYLIEENKLPNRKIVTTVMSNLGFDRAIETMGGELTKTQIGDRYVIEEMLKTGAYLGGEQSGHIIFLNHHTTGDGVITALQLLNIIYRTKKSLSQLSKCLKKYPQILVNIPINERRNPNEIPEIKKVISEAEKKLGNSGRVLVRLSGTEQLIRVMLEGRDKKKIDRIGKEIAKVVKKNFK
- the folP gene encoding dihydropteroate synthase — protein: MGILNVTPDSFYDGGFHNKLDNAIAQAEKMAEEGADIIDVGGESTRPGSETITVEEELNRILPVVKNLVKTLNIPISVDTYKDEVARQALEEGADIINDISGFKFDDKIIKVISKYDDVPVVVMHTYDRPKTMQNNPIYLSLIEDIKDSLEKSIKLGVEGGIKRDRFIIDPGIGFGKTVNDNIIILKRLSEFKTLKRPILLGTSRKSFIQKILDLTVDESLEGTLATVVVSILNGANIIRVHDVKEAKRVTQIADAIKNA
- the ftsH gene encoding ATP-dependent zinc metalloprotease FtsH, producing the protein MNQFYKNLALWLVIGLIMFALFSIFSKPQSSSKEIIFSEFMNFIESGQIVEVNIQGDNITGRFNDGKPFKTFAPKDPEMIKILREKGIKIKVKPPEQASWYTNVLLSWLPMIVLIGVWIFFMRQMQSGGSKALSFGKSKARLLSDQKKKATFKDVAGIDEAKEELEEIIEFLKDPQKFQKLGGRIPKGVLLMGPPGSGKTLLARAIAGEADVPFFSISGSDFVEMFVGVGASRVRDLFEQGKKQAPCIIFIDEIDAVGRHRGAGLGGGHDEREQTLNQLLVEMDGFESNEGVILIAATNRPDVLDPALLRPGRFDRQVVVPSPDIKGRTGILKVHTKNIPLADDVDIEVLSRGTPGFSGADLANLANEAALLAARQNKKKVTMDDFEISKDKVMMGTERRSMIISDEEKRNTAYHESGHALVARLIPGTDPVHKVTIIPRGRSLGLTQQLPIDEKHNYPKEYLLNSLTILMGGRAAEELVLNHTTTGAGNDIERATDLARKMVCEWGMSDKMGPLAFGKKEEQPFLGKELVTHKNYSEETAIEIDREVKEMVLKSFNRAKTLLNGNTDKLHALANALLENEVLDGSEIDKIVFDGKPDKKEKGKKKLEEKEETKKKQKKTENIDKEVTRKISTQRFSSD
- the tilS gene encoding tRNA lysidine(34) synthetase TilS, with the translated sequence MLNFKDRVFVGVSGGPDSVALLHTLYRLREEFGIVICVGHFNHMFHQEFSKNAKEFVKSLAEELGLPYILREVDVPEYMKRKRLSPEEAARELRYDFFNEEAKRCNANKIATGHTADDQAETVLFRIIKGSGSRGIRGIPPVRDNKFIRPLIDLNRKDIEDFLKRNNIKYLLDPSNIEPIYLRNKIRLELIPILKKEYNPNIIEALNNLSYILAVEDDFIEGILEDISNEILCIKENNRIEIDISSFSKHPLVIQRGLIRRGIELLNKEIKGVSFKHISDILQLLDKNVSGKSLNLPKGLVVRKEYNKLIFTKNEKDNFECVNYNYNVKVPGEISIQIGKFSYRFIFVVKEIEKVSIDFENKNIAFLDFDKTGEVFVIRNRRPGDKFHPLGMKGKKNLKEYFIDEKIPKRERDTLPLIAKNSNILWVTGKRISEDVKLTERSEKALMIEVCIT